DNA from Raphanus sativus cultivar WK10039 unplaced genomic scaffold, ASM80110v3 Scaffold1787, whole genome shotgun sequence:
CCAAATGGCTAGTGaagtttatttgttaaaataaaattagaaatgtAGTTAATTTATTAATGATATATTGAAGTTAAAATATACAAAGATTAGTTTATAGAGAGAAACTAGAGGATTGAAACTAGAGACATTACATTAAGTCAAACATAGTGAAAGTAGATAAAACTACATGCCATAAACTCGAGAAATAAACACCACAACTAATCTTCAATTGGCCAGTTGGCAGCTGTCAAGTGAATTTCATTGCAGAAGTCCCAAACTTCACATTGCCAGAAACAACGATCGCACTTCCACTGTATTATTGATCCATTATAGGAGACTACAAACACCGGTTCTTCTATTGCGGAGCACCAGCAATCATTTGAGAAGATGGGattctttattctttcaaaTAGTGACATAAACTCTTGAGGTTTGTCGTAACCCCAATGGCCTGAGGGTAGATCAGTCTGGATCATGCAATTCATCCGATGAACAAACTCACGACTAAAGTTAGGATATTTGTGAAACAACCCTCCATCGTCTACACTAAACGCTAAGTTCAGCATTCCATCTACAAACTTGGCCAACTCCAATCCTCTCTCAGCAGCAAGATGGAttttctctcttccttcatCAAGTAAATGAAGTTGAAAGAACTCATGCATACCTCGTAGGTAGATGGCCTATGGATTACCGGCTTGGTAGCACCTAAGTCGGAATGTTCTTACAGCATTAACCTCATCAATCCAATCATTAAAGCCAATGAGATTAGCAGATTGGTAGAAGTAGTCGTCTCTGCCTATTTGATTGAACCCGGAGAAAGCAATTCTAGCACTACCGAAGTCCCGGATGTGGTTTGTTGCTACCTTTGAGAGAATCTTATGGAGGATGGAAGTAGGGACAGATTCCAAGTTGAAGTTCGACATAGAGTACAAGgatgatgaaaaacttgagagatATTCGTTTAATCGAGTAAATGGAAAGatttatgtgttatttataatagAGATAAGATTGCATTTACTATCCCACTTAAGGGTGTGATTTGATAGACGGCTTAAGACACGACTTCTCACTGCAAGTACAAGGAATAAGAACAGGTgtgtttgaataaaaataggTGTGTTTGAATAAATGAAACTATGTAAAAACATTAGGTGAGAAAAAATGTCGTTTCAAAGCAACACTACACGACTTCTCACGCACGTTTCGGACTGCAACAGTCGTATGTCAAGGAAAAATTTAGTGAAACTAAGTGATTTTTgattgtctaaatttatgaaactaagaaaaatttAGTCTAGTTATATAGAACTATGTAagaattaataaatttagatattctattgttttatattttgcaaAACTCTAAATAGAAGCAGAATCGAAAAATTAATTATACGGAGTGGATTATTTAATGATAACAAACAgtataagaaataataattgaaatatttagtttgagaaaaatctGTCATTTCATGATTTATGACCTGATTTATGACCATAGCGTCGTGACCCTTGATATTTGCAACGCTACACGACTTCTCACGCACGCTTCTGACAGTTTAAGTGAAACTAACTGATATTaattgtctaaatttatgaaactaagtaaaattatattgaatttatagtgtaaatatatggaactatgtaaaaattaaaaaaattaggtattatattgttttatattttgaaaataaatataatattatggattatttacttttttttttggtaggattatgaattatttactgagcaagcaataaaagagatcATAAAAATGGTTGAGAAAAATCCAGTAATTAATGGTATTGATGGACAGAGGAGAGAGTAATTAATCGATTGAAAAAGTCTCTAATAATAATCATTACACTCGCGACTCTACACTTGCATTGAAACCAAACGTGAAACGTCACAACACTACACCGTCTAGAATCATCACCATTGCATTTAGTTAAACTCCAACTCTGCAAATTCTCTCATTTCATCTCATATCCGAGTtctatcttctcttctctcatctCTGAGTGAAATTCTCTCATCTCTACAAACAAGATGACAGACTACTACAATAAGCTTTCCCAGATTTCCGAGGCTTCTTATAACCCCGACGTCAAGGCTTGGCGTTTCAGAGTCAAAGTACACAGGGTCTACCCTCTCTATTCCTCGGTTACCAACAGGGTTATGCCTTTCTATTCCTATGTCCTAGCAGATGAAGATGTAAGTGTtttttcatcatctctcaagtttttcatcatctctcaagtttttcatcatcatTTAACTTGATCCTTGTACTTTATTTATGTAGGGGTGCAAGATGGAGATGACCGTTTATGGGGATTATGAAAGTTTTAGAGGCCTCGAAAACAAGGAGGGAGAATGGGTGGAAATCTTTCGGGTAGGAGTTGAACGTTCCTATGTAGGTTTCAATGCAACTAACTCTCGGTTCAGACTAACTGCTTCGCGACTCACACAAGTCCGCATGATCGATCCTCTGAACAATCGGCTTTTCATGGACTTCAAGAACATCCATGCAATCCCTCACATGTCCCACAGGGAACGAAACTATCCCATAGGTATGAATGctgctaaaataaatatattcacataTTTAGTTTCAGAACTTTGTATGACTCTGTAGATGTAAGTGAAACTAAGTGAAACGAACTGATTTAGTTGAGTTACACTTATATGGTAGATACAATTAGAGTGGTCTTCAATACGGAAGCCCGTTTCGATGACCCTGCAAGACCAACGATGATTTTTTACATAAGGGACAACATGTAAGTAGAAAGTAACATATGATCCaagaaaaatttatttatattgtaattgaCACACGTTTTCTTTATTCTGAATAGTGACAGCCAGATTAAATGTGTGGCAACTGGCAAGCAGGCCTATGCCTTCCGGGATGGTCTTGAAAATGTGGAAGGTGGACAGGTGATTGTGGCCCTTAAGATGTGGAAGGTCTGCAACTGTTGGAGTAAGTGTAGTTTCTGTGGCTAGTTTTGAATATGATAGTGGACTAAAACGTTTACTAAAATCATTTACATTAATACAGATTTATTTGATCCTCCTGATCTATGGCTTGAGACCGAAGGTGGACTTTCAGACTTCAGGTTCAATCCGCGTTTGACCGAGGTTGAGGACTTCAGGCAGTCTCTACTAAACATCGACCCTTATGTTCAAAAATATGGGATTGAAGGTCTTGTGTAAATCGTGTTGTTCTCACTGTTATGGTCTTGTGAAAATCTCGTTGTTTCAACTTGTTTCACTTAATCTCACTTGTTTGAACTTTTAGTTTCACTCAATCTCACTTGTTTCAACTTTTGGTTTCACTTAATCCCTTGTTCCAACTTCTGGCTTAACTTAATCCTCTGTTCGACTTTTTCGTATAAATAGGTCAGATATTGTGTTAGTTTCACTTTCTCAATTGTCTaacatactaaaaataatagaCACTTTTTAGATAGATCAAACCACATGGTTGTTCAACTTCGCATAACTTAGAAAAACATAGCTTAGCAATAACAGTTACTTTTTCGATAGATCAAACAACATAGTTGTTCAACTTCGCATAACTTAAAAAAACACAGCTTAGCAATAACAGTTAGTTCTAGGAATTGGAATTCTCTTAGGAATTTCAATTACTTTTTGTACATAATAATTCCTAGAACTAAAACGATGGTACGAAGAACACAACCTCCTGATATCTTTATCATGGGCATCTTTTTGGGACCTTCGCGGATATCTCCTTCGTTCCTTATTGTTGCTTTGAGACTCTGAACTTTTTCTTCGAGTATTCGAACTTGGTAGTCCAGCTGCTGTATCTCATCGGTGAAGGCTTCGTCAACCCATTTGAAGACATGATTGTCGTTCTCGAgctacatgattttttttcaaaacgagtAAGCGTGATTCATAAGCGTTCCATATGTAAACAACAAACGGATGTACCCTCTGTGAAGCCGCAAAGAGACACCGATAATATCGACGATATGGGTTTGGATTGCTTCTGGAGATGAGCTCGGTGACGCCCACCCCGCACCAACACCTACTAGGTATCCCCGGAGTTCGTACCCGTCTCCGACCACCGGTCGTGGATGATGAAGCGGCGGACATCTAGATTTTTGGGAGGGGAGGGAGTGAGGtcgaggagagagaggagagagatttagggaagagagagaaaatgaagatagcaaatggggaaaACCTAAAAAAAGGTGTTTAATACTTCGATTGAACGATTCTGGGGTTTTAGTAAATTGGGAAGAGGGAAATTAGAAATTCGAAAAGCCGAGCGGGAAAATTAATCCCAGGGTTTTTTCTGTTGTAAGTTTCACCAAGTACTCAGTTTTACAGAAAGCGTCAAAGTTgcactttttaattatttctatttatctTAGTTATACTCTacttaaattaatgattttgtggTTATACCAATGCAATTATGTTTCCTAAGTTCATTTCTCATACGATCACGTACATATAAACTTGATTTCGTGCCATAGAGTTATCAAATCTAACTCAGTCAGTTTCAGCGATAAAGCTATGACAACACATTGTATTTCCTATACGATTGCTACGAGCAATGAGAtggaattttaataattttaataattcttattaaatcataattaacatAACACTACTAATAAACTAAAAGCGTACTACTTCCAtgacttataaaattaaattaaaaactttagaATTTACAATCATGTTATTCAGTTTACATAACGTAGTTATACCAGTTTCACTTAGTTATACAacacacaaataaaatttatttcaccTCACAACGTTCCCATAtgataaaaacaccaaaaccgAAAGTGAAAGGCAAACATCAAAACAGAAAGTGAAAGGCTTAGAACTTAATTTAGAACCTAATTTACATCAAAACTGAAACCGAAAGGTTTACAACATactcttcttctgtttcttgtgGGGATGTTCATCGTCCTCCAAACCTGTTCccacattttcttcttctccatatccACTCTCACGCTCACAATAGTTCCTACTACAAGAGCTCTCTCCAACTCTCGACAGTTGCTCGgttatttgaactatttgtaattCTTTGATGTCCTCCACATGCAAAATACTTCTCCTTTCCTCTCTATCCACTGATGTTAGATAAACAaacacatcttcatcatccaaaaTATACGATTGCCTCTTAGGTTCCACTACCAATGGAATGTAACCCAAATTGAGCCTCTTCGTAAACGGATCTATTCCGATCTTCCTGCATATCCTCTCTTTCAACAACGAATAAGTGATCTCCTCCAACGATGATGTATTAAAGGATATAGCATACAAACGAGCATCGGTTGGAATCCATTCATAATCATCTCCATCCTTAGAATAATGTCCATCATAATCAAAGTGTATGTTCGTCGAAAATGGACACATTGTCtgcaataaaaacatttaaccaCTTAAAGTTATACTTGTTTTTTCAGTTATAGCATTCACGTTATACTTGGTTACACAGTTACACCATCAAAGTTATACTTCGTTATACTTGGTTATACCATGTCACAGAGTTGTGTCAGTAACCAATTACTGATAAGCAAGCAAGAACGTCTAATCTTCGATTGAATCATCATAATACCCGACATTCAATCATTCCTTTCCGATCCTCGATTAGTTCATGAAACCCAAATGAATAAGAATTTTTCAATTTCCGATCCTCGATTAGTTCATGAAACCCAAATGAATAagaatttttcaattaaaactataatttgGAGTCGAGTCTTCAATTCAAAACCAAATTGTTATCAGCTTTGATTCCCGACATTCAATTATGAGTTCGTCTATGGTGAGATACATACCCTGTATAACGGAATTAATAGCTCGATGATCCAGCATCCAAGCGACGAGATCGAGTTCGATTGCGAGGAAGAACAAAGAGCGAGGGAATGCCGAAGTAAAGGAAGTATCGAGTATTCTATCGAGTCGATTCCGAGTCGACTCGGGAGGGGCGAGtggaggagaggagagagagatgagagtggATCGATTTCGATTAATTTATGAGATTcttaatttattcattaaattgGTCGGgggtattttagatattaaccACATTCTTCAAGAGTATGAAAACAGATAAGAGTATAGCAGATCACATAAGAGTATGGTAGATCACTTTTTGCCTCATTAAGAGTACCTGAGCACTTAACCAGTTTCAGGTGTTGTCTGCTTCTTGTAGATATTTGTTGTGGGATATTAGCCTCTCTGCTTCTATCTCCACGTTGTATACTTCCCTCCAAAGAAAGCTTATCTTTTTCTTGGATCAACCACAGGAGATGGCTCTGGAGTCTGCTTTCTCCATGACTTTCTGCTCCTTCCCTGTCCCAAAAGCAATCACCTCTGAGAGAGAAACCTCATCCTTTCACCAAAACATCACCTCTGGACTGGAGCGAAGGGAGTTGCAGCCTGCAGGTGAGGGTGGAGTTCAAAACTTAAGGATAAGCACTGATGTCAAAAGGGTTTTCAAGAATGAGAAAGTTGAGACCCAAGCTCACAATGGTGGCAGAGTAACAGAAAGAAGACTTTCGGGTTCAGTTCTACGGGAAGATAAGCAGGAGATTTCAGGAGGACAGAAGAAGGCTATTGCCACTTGATGTTTGTAGAGCTGATTGATGTTTGTAGAGCTGAATGCCACTTACCCACAGTTGTCTAGACGGTCTAAACTACCTCTGAACAGTAAGTTCGTTAGCTCCGGTGCATATGAAATAACTGTCCTAGAATATTGAGAACATGCAAGATGTGAAAGAAGTTATTGTATCTTTGGGGATGATTCATTGATGTGGATCCCTTCGTCCTAATCTAATTTGAGAATTTTTGGCAAATCTTGTGGATGCTCAAACTGGATTCCAAGCACGGACTACACCAGTATGAAACAGGAACAGTTAAAGCCTCTCTACTCTTATCACTAGAAGAAGCCGTTTGATTTTGGAGTCATAGTAGATGGACAACTCCTGAAAATGGCAAACAATTTGGTTGATGTTCAGCGACGGATCATCTTTCCTACACTCAATCAGCAAATCTTGAATACTCAAGACATTATCCCACGACATGAAGGAGATGAAGTAATCACTGGTCATCATGTTGCAGTGATAAAGAACATCAACGTTGGAAGGGATCATGTGGAAATAAGAAGGCTCTGAATCTCAAATCTCGCGGCGATTTGCAAAAATCCATTTGCAAAAAACCATTGATGATCTTCGTGCCATTCAACTTCTAGTCATCGTAAGTTTTCGTGTATTCTTTTGGTATTAGTTTTGATCTAACTCTTTTCATACATTTTATCTAAATGTGCTTGAGATAAGTTCAGATGAAAAAGCAGATTGTGAGGGCGAGTGGAAATGAACTTGcatttttacttttctttctgATCAGTGCTAGTAGTAGTATTGATGATGATGTTTGCTTTGACTCAGTCTTGTCTTTGTGTGAACTTGTATTTGTCTTGCTAATTGATCTAGTTGATGTATTTTCATGAAAGTGATTTTTTGTTCATGCGATATGTTTGGT
Protein-coding regions in this window:
- the LOC108836208 gene encoding uncharacterized protein LOC108836208 — translated: MTDYYNKLSQISEASYNPDVKAWRFRVKVHRVYPLYSSVTNRVMPFYSYVLADEDGCKMEMTVYGDYESFRGLENKEGEWVEIFRVGVERSYVGFNATNSRFRLTASRLTQVRMIDPLNNRLFMDFKNIHAIPHMSHRERNYPIDTIRVVFNTEARFDDPARPTMIFYIRDNIDSQIKCVATGKQAYAFRDGLENVEGGQVIVALKMWKVCNCWNLFDPPDLWLETEGGLSDFRFNPRLTEVEDFRQSLLNIDPYVQKYGIEGLV
- the LOC130504759 gene encoding uncharacterized protein At4g04775-like, which encodes MSAASSSTTGGRRRVRTPGIPSRCWCGVGVTELISRSNPNPYRRYYRCLFAASQRLENDNHVFKWVDEAFTDEIQQLDYQVRILEEKVQSLKATIRNEGDIREGPKKMPMIKISGGCVLRTIVLVLGIIMYKK